Within Primulina tabacum isolate GXHZ01 chromosome 5, ASM2559414v2, whole genome shotgun sequence, the genomic segment GAACTTGATCGTGCACTATACACGTAAGCGTCGAATCGGGAAAGAAACTTAAATTGGCAAAAAACAtctttaggttttttttttatataaaattatagaaTAAGTTATTAAAAAGGGAAAATTACAATTTATATCTTCatgtatatttgatttttttgtgatTTTGTTTATTTCTTTTATCAAATGTTGGTCTTAATTATATATCTtttgatttttgaaataaaCGACCTCCAaacatattttattgttttcatgAGTAAATATTACCCTATATACTATATAtggtaggtctcttatgagattgtctcacaaatttttatccgTGAGACATGTCAagcttatcgatattcacaataaaagtaatactcttagcataaaaaagtaatattttttcatggatgaccaaaataagagatccgtcttacaaaatacgactcgtatAACACTTGAACAATCCCGCCTCAAATTATGAGAaacgattttatgatattatatatgaCAAGATCGTTTATTTAACTTAATCTCTTTCGTAGAGAGTGAATGCGActgcatgcatgcaagataattatGAGTTATAAGTTAATACCATTGTGTAGATTTCATGGACTGATCAAAACTTGAATCTTCGATACCTACCAAATCATATACACAACTTTTTCTGGGAGGCtccgaaaattttaaactttgtataaaataaaatccataaatttTATCGCCCATCCACCCTCGGGTTCGGCTGCTTATATAAGCCCcagattttaatttaattcgcTGGATGTTCATGAATGTTTATATCCAAACCTTGGCATTATTTAGTCTGAATTTTGATGGAGCCTACTGtgtattttttcttattttgttGCCAACCCTAATTACGAAATCTCATTCCGAAAGAACTAGTCAACTAGTTATAAGGGTTTGTTTTTTTAGATGTGATATTCGATGGATGAGATGGTAAATGATTCATATATTATATGTCGATTATATATAATACATACACACGGATAACATAATAATTATGAACTCCAATCATTCGTGAAACTTAGGTCAAAACTGAAACAAGCTAGAATGTATAATCCATTAATTATTCATAATTTGCGTCAAACGGTACGAAGCTGATGACCATGGTGATTCGCTTTGGAAGACTTTTATTTACCTACCTGCGAGTGTAATTTAATTTACCATGTAATGTAAATTACGAAGCATATTATCTGTTCGATATTTGTAGTTCCTTTCCGGGTTCacttaatttaattttgttgggccaaaattatatattatcgGTGAGCCTACTatcttataataataataataataataataataacaatatgagtaggtctcttgtcagacgggtcaaccataccgatattcacaataaaaaataatactcgtagcataaaaaataatattttttcatggatgaccaaaataagagatctgtttcacaaaatacgactcgtgagatcgcacaacacaagtttttgcctaataaTACAATAGTAGAACATAGAATCTTGCTCGCAATAATACATTAGTTCAGGATCCTTGTGGCTGTACGGCTATATTTACAGTTCTCTTCCCAAAATATGACCTCTAAATTGATGAATTTAGCATTATCAGTCAGAATCTTATCCGAAATcaattcttaaaaaaatttatgtttgttgtCATGCATTATCAATCGTTACCGCGTTAGGTAGGTGgggggtggggggggggggggggggggggacaGGCACGTGCTATCaaacaataaattaaattataaaatagcACGTCGTAGTTTTCATGTTCgtcaaaatttataaataaacttTGTATTATCAAATATCAATTGGATTACAAGCGAGTATGAAACGAAGCGTTAATACAGAAGAAATGATTAGTTTTTCTTCTACGCTTTCAAGTTCGCCTGTGTAGTCTCTAGTGATGTGAAAATTATCAAATCTCATCTCGTTACAATCAAGGTTCTAAAAAGCGTGAAGCGCTCCGAAACGCAGATGTCGAGCTCCAAGTTTTTCAAGTTTAAGCGAGATTAGCACAGAGTTAAGCGTGAAAAaacgttttttatttttagtgtaattgtaattatctcaaaccaataaatagataaaataatacataaatttgataaatttaaGTCTGATGCATCAattctcatatttataaaagcataaaatatcaaaattgcaatctttatttgtttttgcaactagaccacattaaaaaatgctaaatatttgtcaaatcattaTTAGATATgcttaattataattaaaattaaaaaataaacacaCTTAATTAAACACATTAATTACGTTTAATTCGATCAAACTACAGTTTAACCGTTTTTTTTAGCGGGACGTTTTTGTCTAGCTTCAAGCTTAAATGGTCTTCAAGCTTAAATGGTCTTCTGAGAACACTGGTTACAACAAAAGAATTCTTTATGATAACCCACTGTTTGACATGAGAATTTGCACAATAAATTTCAGGCCAAGTATTTGACTCTAGTAGCTATCAAACTGAACTATCATATACTACTAGATTCATCCTAATCAAATtgaattttctttaaatatgtTACGCATATCTAAACAAAATAAATCGAAATGATCAAACGTAAAGAATATGGTCAATGTTGATTTttctgggtaaagctctcacATAAATTCTCtgaattaaattgatatttttaggATTTCATCAGACAACTTTGTTCGTTCGCCTTTTCTTTTTTCATCGGGTTTGGCGACACAAATTTGTTTGTTTCTCACTTAAAGTAATTGCTTTTCTTTTGCAAACAAgtgaaaaacgaaaagaaaagaaaaacaattTCTAGATGGAACAAAGAAAGTGaaatgtcaaaattatatttaatatatatgagGGGAGGATATGGTGAAaactgaaaaagaaaattcTGAAAATTATCTCGAAGGGCGTGCTTCTACTTTTACATGAACTTCACTGTCGATCCCAGTATAACAGAAGATAATAGACCGAATACCCGATTATTATAAATAacctttttcttctttttgccTTTATTCAcaccttttttttttgtactCCATTACAATCCCATTAAAAGGAGTGGAGAACCGCAATCATTTGAGCAATCAATTCCCTCCAAATGCTTCTTGTCTCCTTAAATCATTTCCCTTACTAAAATCGAatagtaaatatatataatttgtgtattttttctttaaaataatcTAAATTTTGCATTCAAGTATTTCTGATTCATATCTATAAATTACTTTTCTCCCCAAATTTTGAAATTCGTAATATCCTGCGACAGTGGAAAGCTAATAACATTATTCGCCCATGCAATCGCTGCTCAGTGCTGCATTCACATATGGACCTCTACTTGATTTTTTTCCTCTTCCTCCTCCCACTCCTCAGCGGTACAGGTGCCACCAGCGACACCGCTGCCCTCTCCCTCCTCCGGTCCCAAGCCGACCTCCACGGAATACTCCTCTCCAACTGGACCACCACCACCACAGCATGCACGGCCAATTGGGCAGGAGTGAAGTGCACCAACAACCGTGTGACCACCCTCTCCCTCCCCTACCTCAACCTCCGCGGCCCCATGGACGCGCTCTCATCTTTAGATCAGCTACGCTTCATTGATTTGCGTGGCAACCGCCTTAATGGCACCCTCACTCCGATATCCCAATGCCTTAACCTCAAGTTCATCTACCTCTCCGGAAACGACTTTTCCGGTGAAATCCCTCTAGAGTTCTCATCCCTCCACCGGCTCCTTCGCCTTGATCTCTCCAACAACAATCTCCAAGGTCCAATCCCCTCCAACCTCTCAAAATTATCCCGCTTGCACACTCTTCACCTCCAAAACAATGAGATTTCAGGGACAATTCCAGACTTGCTTGAGTCACTTCCACAGCTTAAAGAATTGAATCTGTCAAACAATGAACTACATGGAATGGTTCCAAAGTCATTATTATCAAAATTCGGCGACACCAGTTTTTCTGGCAATGAAGGGCTCTGTGGGAACAACCCTTTTCCGCCGTGTTCATACACGGGTACACGACCAGCATCGCCACAAACTGTGCTGTTCAATCCCAGTTCACTTCCCTCCTCATCAAGTACAACAATTGAAGAATCATCAAGCATGCATCACAAAAGACTCGGCAACGGAGCAATGGTAGCAATAGTAGTGGCTAATTCAGCCCTTTTACTGGTGATAGGGTCTTTTGTGGTAGCATACTACTGTGGGAAGTGCCCGAGAGACTCAAATTCAATGACGGGAAGTGAGGGTGCGAAGAGAAGAAATGGGCACTCGGGAGAAAAGAGAGCGTATGCTAATAAGGGAGGGGGAGATAGTGATGGTACAAATGCCACTGATAAGAGTAGACTAGTGTTTTTTGACAGAAAAAAGCAATTTGAACTCGAGGATTTGCTCCGGGCATCGGCTGAAATGCTTGGTAAAGGGAGTCTGGGGACGGTGTATAAAGCCGTGCTTGATGATGGATGCATCGTGGCTGTAAAAAGGCTCAAGGATGCAAATCCTTGTGCTAGGAAAGAGTTTGAGCAGTACATGGATGTGATTGGGAAGATTAGACATCCTAATGTAGTGAGACTTCGAGCTTATTGTTATGCAAGGGAAGAGAAGTTGCTTGTGTATGATTATCTGCCTGATGGGAGCTTACATTCACTTCTCCATGGTATGAAATTTGAGaactttaataattaatattaatatatataaaaattttccCGTGCTGATTTCTCGATGATGACAGGAAACAGAGGACCTGGGAGAATCCCACTGGATTGGACAACAAGAATCAGCTTAATTCTTGGGGCAGCTCGAGGGCTTGCAAGAATTCATGAAGAGTATGCAGCTTCCAAAATCCCTCATGGCAATGTGAAATCATCAAACGTATTACTAGATAAAAATGGAGTTTCTTGCATTTCGGATTTCGGATTGTCGTTACTTTTGAGTCCCGTTCATGCCATAGCTAGATTGGGAGGGTATATAGCACCAGAGCAAGCAGAAATCAAGAGACTTTCACAAAAGTCTGATGTTTACAGCTTTGGAGTGCTGTTACTAGAAGTACTCACAGGGAAGGTTCCATCACAGCATTCTTCCCTGAATCGGGCTAGAGTTAGAGAGGaggaaacatcagttgatttaccAAAATGGGTTCAGTCTGTTGTGCGGGATGAGTGGACAGCTGAAGTGTTCGATCCAGAATTGTTGAGGTACAAGAATATTGAGGAAGAATTGGTATCGATGCTTCATGTGGCCATGGCTTGTGTGGTGCCACAGCCTGAAAAAAGGCCTACAATGGCTGAAGCTGTTAAAATGATAGAGGAGATGAGGGTGGAGCAATCTCCTTTAGGGGAAGAGTATGATGAATCACGTACTTCACTTTCCCCCTCACTTCCGACTACGGAAGATGCGTTGGCTTGAATTTGCCTGACTTGGTTCTACCAGTTTCTTAAATGTGCAATGTTTTATTGCAAATTTGTCTTTTTTGCAAGTTCTTTGCTTTGAGGATAAGGGTTCTTGATTCCACGTAGCTTTATAGTTTGTGATTTCCATGTCAGCGTCGTTATATTTATCAGTGATTATCATCCATTGGTGTCCTGCCTACAAGTCACCAAGTCTCTTCATTAAATATAAAGATAGGAGACTTGTGATCAAtcgtttatttaatttaagcaGAAATAACAGATTCGAGATCCTTATTTTCTTTttgaatatttcatttcaattcaAATGACACTTTATGTAGAAAGCGGATGAGTAATGTCAAAGAAAAACTTGACTTCGAATATCACACTGCCCGCTGTGTGTTCTAAGCAAACTATCATGTCCCCCTTACGCCTGGGTCTTAAGccgaaataaataatattaaagacACTTAAAAGGTATCATTGGCATAAAGAATCTAGTTAGATGTCTACTCGAATAGATGTCGCCTTGTCAAATAATCAACAACAATAACAAAATTGTTCTAAAGGTCGAGACCCCAAGATTTCGTTTGACGAGCTAGATTGATACTGGGAGATGAAACctgattttctaagaaaattaacctacattttaaaattcttttccTTAATAGGCAACCAATCGATCCTATGCTTGATCTACCCCTACCTTGAGTGATTATGAAGCCTCATCTCCTCACCTCACTGTTGAATCCTTAGACAATTGTCCAAGAAACAATAAACACTCCGATGTCTCTAATCAACTGAAAACATTTGTAAAAGAACTTTTCCGTCGTACCCTGAGAATACCCCCTCAAAAAAAGGAAGGCAAAGACGATGTTTTAACAACTTTGTCCGACTAAATCATGATTGTTAATCATTTCCTTTTCATAATTACTCAACATTGTGATTACTTTATGGATTCATAGAATAAAGTAGGCCTATCCATTTGCTGATGTCCGCCcctcaaaagatttgaaatatATGTCAGAAGCATTTGCGTGATGGCCTTAACCATTTCAGGCAAGATACTCTTGTGAgccggtctcacaaatctttatctgtgagacgggtcaacactaccgatatttacaataaaaaataatactcttagcataaaaaataatacttttcatggatgacccaaataagagatccgtctcataaatacgacccgtgagaccgtctcacacaagtttttgccttcaaGCAAATAACAAACACGTATGAGGTTAAGAAACATACAAACGACCCATATACACAGCTAGGTTTAGGCAAGGTTATCCTACTGATCCATTCTTAGTGCTACGGATTTCAGTCACCAAAACAAGACACCAAATGACATATATGTAATACACATGTAAATAGGAGCTGAAGCTATATATGCACAAGTACATGCATGTATATATGTCATATGACCGTtgctttttaaaaataatggaCGCAAGTCAAGCTCAATCTGGCTCGATGAAATTGGAAGTCCAGACAGGAAATAAGAATATATCCGAGACAGTTCAACTCATTCTCACCTCTAATATTTACTATTACTAACAAAAATTCACAAATGACAGGATAATTTTAGCCATATTCTGCTATTAGTGTTGGGTACTGTCATGCTTAACAATGACAACAACCTGTTTTTTATACTCAATGAGTAAAACCATATTGCATGCAATAAGAACAAATGGTAATAGTCTCGTACAAACAAAACAATATACATCTCCAGTCCTGTTTATAGGATGCGAAACTGTtcattaaattcataaaaaaaattaaaaatgcgAACACATACATGAGGTATGTCCAAGCTGATATCAGAAATACAAATCTCAACCAGATATCTTTCCTAGAGATACAAAGTGCTAACTAaaatgtcaagaacaccattaCAATCCAGATTAGCCCAATTTAAGGAAAAACAAATGATAGAACAACAACAAGGTATACACTCAAGAAACACTCAAAATCGTGAAAAGGTACCTCATATGTGTTTGAATTATGAAATTTAACCATTAGAATGGAGCCTAAAGTATCCAACATAACCTTTTGGAACTTCTCCCAAATTCTACATATTACACAAGTTATTTCGTTTATATTGGGTCACTTCAACCCAAACTTTGTTTTAGGAATGTCAGTTGCAGAAAGCTTTTTCACAGAACAAGAAGTTCAATCACCACATGCAACTAGATGCCAGATGCAGCAGCTGAAAATGAACATTAACTTATGGTCCAGTTTGACTTATTAGAGTATCGACCTGTTCTCCACATAATGCCCTTGATATATTTCCAGGCTCGTGAAGACTGAAAACGACAACTGCAAAAAGTAATTCATTTTAATCAAGAACGAACAAATAGCCATTTTTTGAATAAAATGAAACTAAATTAAAATGCGAGAAACAGGGAAAATTTAAACACAACACGAGAAGTCAAATACCTGGAATTATATTCTCCTCACAGAATGTCATGGCCATCATGTCCATAGGAGATGCACCTCTAGAAGCCAAGTCTCTGAAAGAAATGTGTTCGGCTGCAGTATTTTCATTTCTGGAGTCACAAATGTAGATGCCATCCACGTTTGTACCTTTCAAGGCCGCATCAACATGAACTGGAGAAAATCGAGGTAGAATAATCTCTATTAAGACATGCGCAAAACCATAGAATAGACCATAACCATGAACCAAGATCATGCATACATACTCTCTGAAGCCCGGAGAGCTGCAGCCGTATCAGTGGAAAAGAGTGGATTTCCAGTGCCAGCCCCAATGCCGCCAAAAATTACTACTCTTCCTTTTTCAAGATGCCGGATGGCTCGTTGCCTACCATATGGCTCAGCAACCTCAGGCATAGAAAATGCACTCTGCACACGTGTCTGCACCCCCAACTTCTCCAATGCTGACTGGAGAAGTACGGAATTCATCACAGTCGCCATCATTCTTTTGGCAGTAAAAACATGAATGAGAAGACATAAACCATTGACAGCTATGTGGAACTTTaaaacaagaaaagaaaaactAAGAATTAAGACCCCTCCATTTTTTGCAACATGTGATTACTCATTAGTGCTAAACAAAACGATAAAAAAATGGAGTTCCAATCGGACCACTTGGTTAAATCTCACATCAAATTAGATTGTCAATCAATACACTTAGTGATACCCCCGAGATGGGTTTGGCCCACTCTCGGTAGCCCTGGTGGATTTGGGCCCTGTATTCATAAAATCCCGGAAAGTCATCTTCACGACAGAGGTCATCCGGGAGGTCGGCCGAAATCTAGTCAATAAGGAGGTGGCCGACCTCCACTGCCGACCTCCCATCATGACTCGAGCCGACCTCCACGATTATGGTATCGTGTTGATTGGGAATATTTCGGCCGAGCTCCCGAGCCGAGCTTTCACAGGATCCAGATTATAGACGGGCTCCTATATAGGAAAGCTCCTACTCATAAATTAACGATAGCCCACAGAAATAAAGGCCAAAAAGGTAAAGCCTACAAAGATTTAATCTGATCTTGTCCAAGATTCTGAGAATCTAGACCTACCAAATCAGTACTTCATTATTCTTCTACAAATATCAGGTTCCATTAATTGTTCAATTATTTATACATTCACTAATTCTACACACACAATATTCGCTCTGTTCTCTAttatctgacttgagcgtcggagggacCACGGCGGAACAACCTTCCGGCCCACTTCTAACGCTCTTGTTTGTGTTTCTAGATTTCGAAGGTCCGATTCAAGCCTCCTAAGTGAAGATTCGACCTCCCAGCTACCATCCCGAATTTCAGCAACATCCCTTAGCATCATCATCTAACAAGACTGAGAAATCATATATACTAAAATAAATGTTAATTTCACGCCAAGAAACCTACCCTATCTGATTAGCAGTACACCTATCCAAACCAGTCGATGTTACCCATGTGTCACCGCAAAAGAAATTGCGGCCACCAACAACAATGGCCACCTATATGAAAATTGAAAACATGCACGTTAAAACAGATGAAACAACGAAAAATTGCATGACTTATataaagaaaaatgatgaagtcGTCGCCGCCGACATTTATTCCGTACTGTTAATGATACCTCGACACCAACACGGCAAGCTAGCGAGACTTCTCTAGCAACCAGCATGGCCATCTAtggatattattttaaaaaaattaatcaaaatcaGGATAATAAGTCCTCAGTGATGAAAGAAGAACCTGTCTACTTTACAATTTTTTTCAGCCCAGAATTGGGGTGATTTTGATGATTTCACATAACTGTTTATTATGTAGAAAGTAAATAGTGGTACGAGAAAATACAGATATTTATTATGTCAGAATGATTTGCATAAATTAAACAGGTAACATTATATAATTTCTAGCTTATTGATTCCAACTGTCAGTTTGTTCATCATATACGCCTTCTTCTCCTTATGTCCAATAAGACAATGAAAATAAACACACGTCACCAAAAGGTCTTTTACATGTACGTGCACCTTCCATGTTGTCAGCGAAGTTGATTTCATGGAGAGAAACCTGTGCAGAACAGCATTCTACATGAAAAGAATGTAGCACAAATAAAAACACATTTGAAACTTCACATCTCCCTGAGAGGGAGTTGAAGttgattttagaaaaattacattcgaaatttcagaaaaaACACATTCGAAACTTCACATCTCCCTGAGGGGGAGTTGAAgttaattttagaaaaattacatttgaaatttctgaaatttttcGATCTGCAGGTCAACCACTGGCAAAACTGCCGGTGAGATACATAAAAAATAAGCAAAAGACTGGAAACTAAAACCACTCTTTCCAGTTTATATATTTCTTTCATTTGGATGTAAAAGAaatgaaatcagttcagttTCAAAAAGTTTCCATTGAAGTGCTGGCGCAACTCGATTTTCTCAATCATGTTATGATATCAGTAAATAAACCATTCAGTTTCAAAAAGATTCCTACACATCAAATGGCAACAAGTGGCTTCAACATAGGGGATAAATAGGACTACTTGAAACGAGGACAAAACTCATGATGACATAATTAATTGGGGACAATATAAATGGACTTGATTGCCCAACAAGTCAAAAACCAGGTCGGTAATAAACCTTCGGATCCATATTATTAGGAGCAGTACCAGCCAGAGCAGCACCACTAAGTTTGAACACAACTCTTCGCCACCTAAGACTCGATGATTTTGGCTTCACGCTCATAACATGACCACCAGGATTGGTAGATAATGTTCCTAGTCTGCCCATAAACAAGTTATTTGTCATCATTCCAGAAATATAAATATGACTATATCATTCAACAACTTAATAACAAGTTAAACAACACCGTGTTTGTAGTGAATTATCGACTCCTTAATCAAATCAAATTGTATAACTTATTCCCCATCGTAATCAAACTCTAGTTTCCTATCAACATTAGAAGTCCTACATCTAATTAGTCTAGCTGTCCTAATTAGACACGAGACTTGGAGATATTCTTCACAATGTTTAGAGGAGCTGGTACCATAAATGCAAACTATCTGCGCATCCACAAATTATCAAAAGATGCTACTTTCAAAGCAAATAAAATCGCGAATTACAACTTACTCTTTTCCCGTCCCGTTGGAAcatttacataagataaaaatGACACCAACAATTCATTTTTCGTAGCAAATAAACAAGAATTCGTGTTTTTTAGAGCTCTATACCTTTTGGACTGTTTGATGGAGTAAGGGGATCCACCGGGGGACTTCTCTTCTTCGGCAGCTGCTTAGGCTGCAAGTGAGTTGCCCACGATCTGCTCCATCTGCTTCAACCAAGGCCAGTGACTCACCGATACGCCACCATTGCTCAATCGATGCCTCTCCAATTTGTACCGCTTCTTCAAATTGTCAACCTTGTTCTTACACTGTTCAACAGTCGTCGTTTGCTTTTCGCACCTCTCGCTTACCACCGCAGCCACCTACTCCCAATCCCTACATCTCAAGTTCCCTCTATTCAACTGCACAAACTTCTCCGAGTACGCCTCCAGCAAACACGTGATCGCGGTGTCACTCCATTCCTCCCGGTACTTCCTGCAGTCTCCGGGGGTGGAAGAGAATGAATGCAATCTCGTTCTTTTAGAGGTAACACCGTGTATATCTTCCCGATCAGTGATGCGTTTTCCGGAGATAGAGTTGGGGTCAGGTTCTGAATCGAACTGATCGGAATCATGTTCGTACGGGCTGATGTTAAAAGGCGGCGTTCGAGCGGCAACGGAGGCGGAGGGATGGACGGGGTTGGGGGTTTGATGGTCGTCGAGGAGGGAATAATCGTCGTCACAAGAGGCCATGGACGGCGTCAAGACGGATGTGAAAAAGAAGACGGTCGGAGTTTGCCGCCGTTAAAAGGAGTTAGGGTTTGGATGGTTTCGCGGGGTTGGGGGAAGTGGCGTTACATTCGTGACGAGTCCGTTAGGTAGGCACGTGTTGGAGGTTCACGTGCGTGAAATACCGTTTGCCCcttaattatgtttttattGCTACTACggcttcaaattttcaaatagatTAGTTAAATGTCGCTTATAATTTTTGGTAGTCAAGAAATCGAAGCATTCTTTGGAGGAGAACCAAATGCAGAGATCATACGAAGATGCGATAATGAAAAATGTCCAGTCAAACATCCATATGATAAACCAAGATAATCCAATTAGCAATGATACGAGAGCCAGAATCTCATTTAAGGAGACTCTCCTGGGAAAGGATAAAACCAGGGACATGGCCATTTATCTTGAGGAAGAAGGCGTCGTCTCAGATGACGATGACAGTGAAGAGGAAGTGGAAGATGAAGGGTGCCCAAAGATTAAAGTCTCAAGGGAGGAGAAAGCTCGACTACGTAGGCCATGGCGCAAAACATTAATAGTCAAAGTGCTGGGAAGAACAATCGGATACAATTATCTGTTTCGAAGGATTAAAGCATTATGTAGACCTAAGGCTGCTATTGAGATGGTCGCTATTGAGAATAACTACTACATAGTCAGGTTAGCCTCGATACCGTGGATGATAATGGATCACTACTTGATTACAAAGGAATGGTCTCCCAATTTCAATCTCCTTGCTGACAACACAGAGAAATTACTTGCGTGGGTACGATTTCCATGCCTTCCTATCGAGTATTATGATAAAAAATTTCTGATGAAAGTGGGAAGCAAAATCGGCAGACCGATCAAAATAGACCAGGCCACTAGTCTAATCTCAAGAGGTAAGTTCGCTAGAATTTGCGTTGAAGTTGACATAACTAAGCCTCTATCGGCTAAATtcaaaattagaagaagaatcATGAAAATCGAATTTGAGGGTCTGCACTTGATTTGCTTTAATTGTGGAATCCATGGCCGCCACAAAGAAAGATGCCCAGATTTATTTGGTGACGGAGAACATGGCGAGTTGCTGGAACAGAAGAGGAAAGACTCCGGTGAAAAGCTGACGGAAACGAATGCTCACCCAGCAGAAATTAAGGAGAAATTTGGTGCATGGATGGTGGATAGGCGAAATACGCGCAGTTTTGAAAAAAGATATGATAAAAAATATACGAATTTCGGAAATCTCGA encodes:
- the LOC142545729 gene encoding leucine-rich repeat receptor-like protein kinase PXC1 — its product is MDLYLIFFLFLLPLLSGTGATSDTAALSLLRSQADLHGILLSNWTTTTTACTANWAGVKCTNNRVTTLSLPYLNLRGPMDALSSLDQLRFIDLRGNRLNGTLTPISQCLNLKFIYLSGNDFSGEIPLEFSSLHRLLRLDLSNNNLQGPIPSNLSKLSRLHTLHLQNNEISGTIPDLLESLPQLKELNLSNNELHGMVPKSLLSKFGDTSFSGNEGLCGNNPFPPCSYTGTRPASPQTVLFNPSSLPSSSSTTIEESSSMHHKRLGNGAMVAIVVANSALLLVIGSFVVAYYCGKCPRDSNSMTGSEGAKRRNGHSGEKRAYANKGGGDSDGTNATDKSRLVFFDRKKQFELEDLLRASAEMLGKGSLGTVYKAVLDDGCIVAVKRLKDANPCARKEFEQYMDVIGKIRHPNVVRLRAYCYAREEKLLVYDYLPDGSLHSLLHGNRGPGRIPLDWTTRISLILGAARGLARIHEEYAASKIPHGNVKSSNVLLDKNGVSCISDFGLSLLLSPVHAIARLGGYIAPEQAEIKRLSQKSDVYSFGVLLLEVLTGKVPSQHSSLNRARVREEETSVDLPKWVQSVVRDEWTAEVFDPELLRYKNIEEELVSMLHVAMACVVPQPEKRPTMAEAVKMIEEMRVEQSPLGEEYDESRTSLSPSLPTTEDALA